A single genomic interval of Armigeres subalbatus isolate Guangzhou_Male chromosome 1, GZ_Asu_2, whole genome shotgun sequence harbors:
- the LOC134226002 gene encoding PHD and RING finger domain-containing protein 1-like — MRMTRFSRGRPDYGGGGGRRGPPPSNGGRFRGGRGMSPPSRYPSRQQRRSSFEGPPSYRLGPPMQQHARTEHYPQTSGGGRHQPHHRMSEEFRGSYSHQAPQHSRPRREPHQQLTPHLIERARYPDHRYRSPIEMIAKSPSIEKEIKPRLPRERGRSPPLDRRRTKKRDRSLSAALSDISSGSSFFADVVDSDAYASPDYDELTSEEEEEIDEADEEGEEEEEEEEILEEIVKRKKRKKDKKKKERERKQRKKEKKRKKEILEERICPPEHDVAQSKEIFSSGKNILVSVSFADGDREDAAAAERAYRKAKKKKANRKKTKTESKHKDDRKKHDDSEEYPSTSQRKKRKVDENVKPVAIIDLERSPGKQLISSPKEVIVLSDEEGGNKKKSKPTNDLVGPNTPPEPAPKSPESYDPFEPTKSPTESPASGHNLGSISTVSYPEHHHQHHHHHHLHQRQPKDAQLAISQASVDLNSAVGDHYDDSILDLHPSSPMDQLSPRGPFRQSPLKAHRPSPMKKSSHATATITSGALAPGTTATGLQAFGEDMDDGDISPYSPRSSDCDDHMFDPPPEGSSANGSQQQPKTIALTVDNLRKVFGNDKKTLYGDLRRPNEAVLVVDEMYKPQRVTMEMLDEMPNSAVDLQIKEKLIQKLQRQERIIEEVKHFLKPHFNKKRINKDEYKDIMKKSVPKICHSRSGEINPVKVQNLIAAYVKKAIAKRRIAGHSGNAIVSSTTAVT, encoded by the exons ATGCGTATGACGAGATTTTCACGCGGCCGTCCAGACTACGGCGGTGGTGGAGGTCGAAGAGGCCCACCGCCTTCCAATGGTGGTCGCTTTCGAGGAGGTCGTGGCATGTCGCCACCCAGTCGTTACCCATCGCGACAGCAAAGACGCTCGAGTTTCGAGGGTCCTCCTTCCTATCGGTTAGGGCCACCGATGCAGCAGCACGCAAGGACGGAACACTATCCCCAAACGAGCGGTGGCGGTCGCCACCAGCCTCATCACCGGATGAGTGAAGAATTTCGTGGATCATATTCACACCAGGCACCGCAGCACAGTCGCCCACGGCGAGAGCCTCACCAGCAGCTCACTCCGCACCTGATCGAGCGGGCGCGATATCCGGATCATCGATACAG ATCTCCGATCGAAATGATAGCAAAAAGCCCCTCGATTGAAAAAGAGATAAAACCGAGGCTACCACGTGAACGGGGTCGTAGTCCCCCCCTAGATCGAAGACGAACCAAGAAGCGAGACCGCAGTCTTAGTGCTGCCCTCAGTGATATAAGTTCTGGCAGCAGTTTCTTCGCCGACGTTGTGGACAGCGATGCGTACGCCAGTCCGGATTACGATGAATTAACCAGCGAGGAGGAGGAAGAAATCGATGAAGCTGACGAGGAAGGCGAagaggaagaagaggaagaggAAATACTAGAAGAAATTGTCAAGCGAAAGAAGAGAAAGAAagacaagaagaagaaagaacgtGAACGAAAGCAgcgaaagaaggagaaaaaacgTAAGAAGGAAATTCTAGAGGAGAGAATCTGTCCTCCGGAACATGATGTTGCTCAATCGAAGGAAATTTTCTCATCGGGAAAGAACATTTTGGTCAGTGTAAGCTTTGCTGATGGGGATCGCGAGGATGCGGCTGCAGCAGAACGTGCTTACCGAAAAGCTAAGAAGAAAAAAGCCAACCGAAAGAAAACAAAGACAGAAAGCAAACACAAGGACGATCGCAAGAAGCATGATGACTCGGAAGAG TACCCATCGACAAGTCAACGAAAGAAACGTAAAGTGGATGAAAATGTCAAACCAGTGGCGATAATTGATTTGGAACGTTCGCCCGGCAAGCAGCTGATCTCCAGTCCCAAGGAAGTGATCGTCCTCAGTGACGAAGAAGGCGGCAataagaaaaagagcaaaccgaCCAACGATCTGGTCGGACCAAACACTCCTCCGGAACCGGCACCCAAATCGCCGGAATCATACGATCCCTTCGAACCGACCAAATCTCCTACAGAGTCACCTGCTTCGGGGCATAATCTGGGCAGCATATCCACCGTGAGCTATCCGGAGCATCACCATCAacaccaccaccatcatcatttGCATCAACGACAACCGAAGGATGCCCAGTTGGCTATTTCTCAAGCATCGGTCGATCTCAACAGTGCCGTCGGCGACCACTACGACGATAGCATTCTGGACCTGCATCCGTCGTCACCGATGGATCAACTGTCGCCACGAGGGCCGTTCCGACAGTCGCCACTCAAAGCGCATCGACCTTCTCCGATGAAAAAGTCAAGCCATGCTACGGCTACGATCACTTCAGGAGCTTTGGCACCGGGAACGACAGCCACGGGTTTGCAAGCGTTTGGCGAAGACATGGACGATGGAGATATTTCACCGTACTCGCCGCGGTCCAGTGACTGCGATGATCATATGTTTGATCCGCCGCCGGAGGGTAGCTCCGCCAATGGCAGCCAGCAACAACCGAAGACCATAGCCCTCACGGTGGACAACTTGAGGAAGGTGTTCGGAAACGATAAAAAGACACTGTACGGGGACCTGAGGAGGCCGAACGAGGCCGTTTTGGTGGTGGACGAAATGTACAAAC CGCAACGAGTGACGATGGAGATGCTCGATGAAATGCCAAACTCTGCAGTTGATCTCCAGATCAAAGAAAAG TTGATACAAAAATTGCAACGTCAGGAGCGGATCATTGAAGAGGTCAAGCACTTCCTGAAACCACACTTCAACAAAAAGCGCATCAACAAGGACGAGTACAAGGACATCATGAAAAAGTCCGTTCCGAAG